From Cloacibacillus sp. An23, the proteins below share one genomic window:
- the gyrA gene encoding DNA gyrase subunit A, whose amino-acid sequence MDHNSKQSNLFEINKVITLPLEEEIKQSYLNYAMSVIVGRALPDARDGLKPVQRRILYAMMELGVRHNQPFKKSARIVGETMGKYHPHGDAAIYDTMARLSQDFSMRYTLVDGQGNFGSIDGDPPAAMRYTEARLHALGEEMLADINEDTIDWGPNFDESLQEPLVLPSRIPNLLVNGSTGIAVGMATNMPPHNLGEAIDVCCAVLDDPDVELGELMNLMPGPDFPTGGVILGRDGIIDAYRTGRGKIIVRGRVEIEEPKKGKRAIIITEIPYMVNKTNFIETIAKGAQTGIIDGISDLRDESDRNGMRIVVELQRDADPNLVLRQLYSRTQLQTTFGVINLAIVDGGTKELPLKEMVLIFLNHRREVVRRRTEFRLRKAEDRRHIVEGLLRALDAIDRVIAIIRGSDTAQTARERLMSELEFSEIQAQAILDMRLQRLTGLEREKLDAELAQLLMDIERYHSILSSRVVLDSVVKSELLEVKTAYNDKRRTDIENSVEEVAAEDLIPEEDIVVALTRDGYIRRMPLQDYRVQQRGGKGVKGVATKAEDEIAIIATTTTHKTLYLFTNRGRVFGVRGFSLPEPKTGKGKLIGTIVTLEKDERVVAMKDSALEGAKFVFFVTKLGTAKRLPVTELDGLTRAGRRVLGIADDDDIARVRVTSGSDDLLLTTAMGQTLRVNEDEFRPLGRQAQGVRGIRLDDGDTVVGCDVVSDGREVLFISERGIGKRTAYDEFTQHHRAGYGVRAMKLSEKTGNLVGAWGVQEDEDIIVITSRGRMVRIVAKEISTLSRSATGYTIVSLDEGDTVADISIVRKDESGD is encoded by the coding sequence ATGGACCACAATTCAAAGCAGAGCAACTTGTTTGAGATAAACAAAGTCATTACGCTCCCGCTCGAAGAGGAAATCAAACAAAGCTATCTGAACTACGCGATGAGCGTCATTGTCGGTCGTGCGCTGCCAGACGCGCGCGACGGGCTGAAGCCCGTGCAGCGCCGCATACTCTACGCGATGATGGAGCTCGGCGTGCGCCACAACCAGCCCTTCAAGAAGTCGGCGCGTATCGTCGGAGAGACGATGGGTAAGTACCATCCGCACGGCGACGCGGCGATATACGACACGATGGCGCGCCTTTCGCAGGATTTCAGCATGCGCTACACGCTCGTGGACGGTCAGGGAAACTTCGGCTCTATCGACGGAGACCCGCCGGCGGCCATGCGTTACACCGAGGCGAGGCTTCACGCGCTCGGCGAGGAGATGCTCGCCGACATCAACGAAGACACCATAGACTGGGGGCCGAACTTCGACGAGTCGCTGCAGGAGCCGCTCGTGCTCCCGTCGCGCATTCCTAATCTGCTCGTCAACGGCAGCACCGGCATCGCCGTCGGAATGGCGACGAACATGCCGCCGCACAACCTCGGCGAGGCGATAGACGTCTGCTGCGCGGTGCTCGACGACCCGGACGTCGAACTTGGCGAGCTGATGAACCTCATGCCGGGGCCCGACTTCCCGACCGGCGGAGTCATCCTCGGGCGCGACGGCATAATAGACGCCTACCGCACCGGCCGCGGAAAGATAATAGTACGCGGGCGTGTCGAGATAGAGGAGCCCAAGAAGGGCAAGCGCGCGATAATAATCACCGAGATACCTTATATGGTCAACAAGACCAACTTTATAGAGACGATAGCGAAGGGCGCGCAGACCGGCATAATCGACGGGATTTCCGACCTGCGCGACGAATCCGACAGGAACGGGATGCGCATAGTCGTCGAGCTCCAGCGCGACGCGGACCCGAACCTCGTGCTGCGCCAGCTCTATTCGCGCACGCAGCTCCAGACGACCTTCGGCGTTATAAACCTCGCCATTGTAGACGGCGGCACGAAAGAGCTGCCGCTCAAGGAGATGGTGCTGATATTCCTCAACCACCGCCGCGAGGTGGTGCGCCGGAGGACGGAGTTCCGTCTGCGCAAGGCCGAGGACAGGCGTCATATCGTCGAAGGGCTGCTCCGCGCGCTCGACGCGATAGACCGCGTAATAGCGATAATCAGGGGCTCCGACACGGCGCAGACGGCGCGCGAGAGACTCATGTCAGAACTTGAATTCAGCGAGATACAGGCGCAGGCCATACTCGACATGAGGCTCCAGCGCCTGACGGGCCTCGAACGCGAAAAGCTCGACGCCGAGCTGGCCCAGCTCCTGATGGACATCGAACGCTACCACAGCATACTTTCGAGCCGCGTCGTGCTTGACTCGGTCGTGAAGAGCGAGCTGCTTGAAGTCAAGACTGCATATAACGACAAGCGCCGCACCGACATAGAGAACAGCGTCGAAGAGGTCGCCGCCGAGGACCTGATTCCCGAAGAGGACATAGTCGTCGCCCTTACGCGCGACGGCTACATCCGCCGTATGCCGCTCCAGGACTACCGCGTTCAGCAGCGCGGCGGCAAGGGCGTAAAGGGCGTCGCGACGAAGGCCGAGGACGAGATAGCGATAATCGCGACCACGACGACGCACAAGACGCTTTACCTGTTCACAAACCGTGGGCGCGTCTTCGGCGTGCGCGGCTTCTCCCTGCCGGAGCCTAAGACCGGCAAGGGCAAGCTCATAGGCACTATAGTCACGCTCGAAAAGGACGAGCGCGTCGTCGCGATGAAGGACAGCGCGCTCGAGGGCGCGAAGTTCGTATTCTTCGTTACGAAACTCGGCACGGCGAAGCGGCTTCCCGTGACGGAGCTCGACGGACTGACGAGGGCGGGCCGCCGCGTGCTCGGCATAGCGGACGACGACGACATAGCGCGCGTGCGCGTGACGAGCGGCAGCGACGACCTTCTGCTCACGACCGCGATGGGGCAGACTCTTCGCGTCAACGAGGACGAATTCCGCCCGCTGGGCCGCCAGGCGCAGGGCGTGCGCGGCATAAGGCTCGACGACGGCGACACCGTGGTCGGCTGCGACGTGGTGTCCGACGGCCGCGAGGTGCTCTTCATCAGCGAACGCGGCATCGGAAAACGCACCGCCTACGACGAATTCACGCAGCACCACCGCGCCGGATACGGAGTCCGCGCGATGAAGCTGTCGGAAAAAACCGGCAACCTAGTCGGCGCGTGGGGCGTGCAGGAGGACGAGGACATCATCGTCATAACCAGCCGAGGGCGCATGGTGCGTATCGTGGCCAAGGAAATATCGACGCTGAGCCGCTCCGCGACCGGCTACACGATAGTGAGCCTCGACGAAGGCGACACCGTCGCCGACATCAGCATCGTCCGCAAGGACGAGAGCGGAGACTAA
- a CDS encoding phosphatidylserine decarboxylase, with translation MKIARDGWPTIAALVLMTAAGWYVSPWISLCLCVLLAFVCWFFRDPEREPERPLNDGDFLSPADGAVVEIEDSEHEYTGKAVKIGIFMNGFNVHVNRFPVTGTVGYAKYVPGKKWFAIAPKASEINERFYVGAESEYGRFVLTQIAGIMARRIAPRVKVGDVVRGGERYGMIKLGSKVDIYLPPAIIPNVKLGDKVFAGRTIIGVKKNA, from the coding sequence GTGAAGATCGCGCGCGACGGCTGGCCGACGATAGCCGCGCTTGTGCTCATGACGGCCGCGGGGTGGTACGTATCGCCGTGGATAAGCCTGTGCCTCTGCGTATTGCTCGCCTTCGTCTGCTGGTTTTTCCGAGACCCGGAGCGCGAGCCGGAGCGCCCGCTGAACGACGGCGACTTTTTAAGCCCGGCGGACGGCGCCGTCGTCGAGATTGAGGACTCCGAGCACGAGTACACCGGCAAGGCCGTTAAGATAGGCATATTTATGAACGGCTTCAACGTCCACGTCAACCGTTTCCCCGTGACGGGCACGGTCGGCTACGCGAAGTACGTTCCGGGGAAAAAATGGTTCGCGATAGCGCCCAAGGCTTCGGAGATAAACGAACGCTTCTACGTCGGAGCGGAGTCCGAATACGGGCGCTTCGTGCTTACGCAGATCGCAGGCATAATGGCGCGCCGCATAGCTCCGCGCGTGAAAGTGGGCGACGTTGTGCGCGGCGGCGAAAGATATGGTATGATAAAGCTTGGATCAAAGGTGGATATCTATCTTCCGCCTGCGATAATTCCCAACGTAAAACTCGGAGACAAGGTATTCGCCGGACGTACCATAATAGGAGTGAAAAAAAATGCGTAA
- the pssA gene encoding CDP-diacylglycerol--serine O-phosphatidyltransferase, which yields MRKHRQVRNIPFRMIIPNMITSGSVFCGVSAIILTSHGRLVPAALLICFAAFFDVMDGRVARSLGGGSHFGEELDSLADAISFGVAPAFLVYTAYIGPESGVWGPLSASFFALCGVLRLARFNVAHVPTGPFQGLPIPAGGLSLASLVMAGAPVTPLAAMCAMCFVGALMVSSVPYCNTKRLSKHNVNKVKLYGMTTFIVLCFVVLREKAFLAVALMYIISGLVRFDGAAWIMLDAGDERSAEDKE from the coding sequence ATGCGTAAGCACAGGCAAGTCAGAAATATACCGTTCAGGATGATAATCCCGAACATGATAACAAGCGGCAGCGTATTCTGCGGCGTTTCCGCGATAATACTCACGTCGCACGGACGTCTCGTCCCGGCCGCTCTGCTTATATGCTTCGCGGCCTTCTTCGACGTTATGGACGGCCGCGTCGCGCGCAGCCTCGGCGGCGGCAGCCATTTCGGTGAGGAGCTCGACAGCCTGGCCGACGCTATAAGCTTCGGCGTCGCTCCGGCTTTTCTCGTCTACACCGCATATATAGGCCCGGAAAGCGGGGTATGGGGCCCGCTCTCCGCCTCCTTCTTCGCGCTCTGCGGCGTGCTGCGCCTCGCGCGTTTCAACGTCGCGCACGTGCCGACGGGCCCGTTCCAGGGGCTTCCGATACCGGCGGGCGGCCTTTCGCTCGCCTCGCTCGTCATGGCCGGCGCGCCGGTGACTCCGCTCGCCGCGATGTGCGCCATGTGCTTCGTCGGCGCGCTGATGGTCAGCTCCGTCCCCTACTGTAACACGAAGCGCCTCAGCAAACACAACGTCAACAAGGTCAAGCTTTACGGCATGACGACCTTCATCGTCCTCTGCTTCGTAGTTTTGCGTGAAAAGGCTTTCCTCGCCGTCGCTTTAATGTATATAATAAGCGGGTTGGTAAGATTCGACGGCGCCGCGTGGATAATGCTCGACGCCGGAGACGAGCGTTCCGCCGAAGACAAAGAATAA
- the iorA gene encoding indolepyruvate ferredoxin oxidoreductase subunit alpha, protein MRKIMTGNEATARGAWEAGLHFAAAYPGTPSTEILENLALYKDKGVYSEWATNEKVAVEAAAGASIAGARALAAMKHVGLNVAADPFFTLAYTGVNGGLVIVSADDPGLFSSQNEQDNRFYASHAKIAMVEPSDSQECLDYVKEAFEISEKYDTPVLFRVTTRICHSKTLVETGDRVEREVRPYKKDVTKYVMAPANAKRRKQILTERIAALKEYSETTPLNRVERGSGTVGIITSGISYNHAKEVFGDEASYLKLGFTWPLPEKKIRDFAASVETLYVIEENEPYLENYVKALGIACTGREKLPWIDELTPERVRRAFFPDSEESGGYSIDAEIPPRPPVLCAGCTHRGFFYEVGKYKDIVVTGDIGCYTLGIVPPLSVTDTVICMGASVSGGVGFRKAVERAGRKEKVFAVIGDSTFFHSGITGLIDAIVNKAPIVVNILDNRITAMTGHQENPGTGRTLMGEPTHQVDLKALCMACGVKEENIRLIDPYDLTATRDAVRAGYEATEPFVIITTSPCALIKEVVRRRANMKCFVDEEKCVKCKLCLKAGCPAVNFRDGRVYIDRASCNGCTVCMQICPKHAIVREG, encoded by the coding sequence ATGAGGAAGATAATGACCGGAAACGAGGCGACGGCCCGAGGCGCGTGGGAAGCCGGGCTGCACTTCGCCGCCGCGTATCCCGGGACGCCCTCGACGGAGATTCTTGAAAACCTCGCGCTCTACAAGGACAAAGGGGTTTACTCCGAGTGGGCGACGAACGAAAAAGTCGCGGTGGAGGCCGCGGCGGGCGCTTCGATAGCGGGAGCGCGCGCCCTCGCCGCGATGAAGCACGTCGGTCTCAACGTAGCGGCAGACCCGTTCTTTACTCTCGCCTACACCGGCGTCAACGGCGGCCTCGTGATAGTGTCCGCCGACGACCCCGGCCTCTTCAGCTCGCAGAACGAGCAGGACAACCGCTTCTATGCCTCGCACGCTAAGATAGCGATGGTGGAGCCATCCGACAGCCAGGAATGCCTCGACTACGTAAAGGAAGCTTTCGAGATTTCCGAGAAATACGACACGCCTGTGCTCTTCCGCGTCACGACGCGCATATGCCACAGCAAGACGCTCGTCGAGACCGGCGACAGGGTCGAGCGCGAAGTGCGCCCGTACAAGAAGGACGTGACGAAATACGTCATGGCCCCAGCGAACGCGAAGCGCCGCAAGCAGATACTGACCGAGCGCATCGCTGCGCTCAAAGAATACAGCGAGACGACCCCGCTCAACCGCGTCGAGCGCGGAAGCGGGACCGTAGGCATCATCACGAGCGGGATCTCCTACAACCACGCGAAGGAAGTCTTCGGCGACGAAGCGTCATACCTCAAGCTCGGCTTCACATGGCCGCTGCCCGAGAAGAAAATCCGCGATTTCGCCGCTTCGGTCGAAACGCTTTACGTCATAGAGGAAAACGAGCCGTATCTTGAAAACTACGTCAAAGCGCTCGGCATCGCCTGCACCGGACGCGAGAAGCTGCCGTGGATAGACGAGCTCACGCCCGAGCGCGTGCGCCGCGCCTTCTTCCCCGACTCTGAGGAGAGCGGCGGCTACTCGATAGACGCCGAGATACCGCCGCGCCCGCCGGTGCTCTGCGCAGGCTGCACGCACCGCGGGTTCTTCTACGAAGTCGGCAAATATAAAGATATCGTCGTGACGGGAGACATCGGCTGCTACACGCTCGGCATCGTTCCGCCGCTCTCCGTCACCGACACGGTCATCTGCATGGGCGCGAGCGTCTCGGGCGGCGTCGGCTTCCGCAAAGCCGTCGAACGCGCGGGCCGCAAGGAAAAAGTGTTCGCGGTCATAGGCGACTCGACATTCTTCCACTCGGGCATAACCGGCCTCATCGACGCGATAGTCAACAAGGCCCCGATAGTCGTCAACATACTCGACAACCGCATAACCGCCATGACCGGACATCAGGAAAACCCGGGCACTGGCCGCACGCTCATGGGCGAGCCGACGCACCAGGTGGACCTCAAGGCGCTCTGCATGGCCTGCGGAGTGAAGGAAGAAAACATCCGCCTCATCGACCCGTACGACCTCACGGCGACGAGAGACGCGGTCCGCGCCGGATACGAGGCGACGGAGCCCTTCGTCATCATCACGACCTCGCCCTGCGCGCTGATCAAAGAAGTCGTAAGGCGCCGCGCGAATATGAAATGCTTCGTAGACGAGGAGAAGTGCGTGAAATGCAAGCTCTGCCTCAAGGCCGGATGCCCGGCGGTCAACTTCCGCGACGGGCGCGTCTACATCGACCGTGCTTCATGCAACGGCTGCACCGTCTGTATGCAGATATGCCCGAAGCACGCGATAGTCAGGGAGGGTTAG
- a CDS encoding indolepyruvate oxidoreductase subunit beta has translation MKKNDTKSILLVGVGGQGTILASKILSEGLVRKGYDVKMSEIHGMSQRGGSVTTHVRYGSKVASPVVPEGEADVLVAFEKVEAARWLQYLKKGGTLVVNDFEIYSLPVLTGAAKYPEGVTEKLRAAVPNTKVFNAGEIASSLGNIKAQNIVLLGALVKAMGLEDLDWEDVLKELIPEKLLDLNLKAFRAGLEQ, from the coding sequence ATGAAGAAAAACGATACTAAAAGCATTCTCCTCGTCGGAGTCGGCGGACAGGGCACGATACTCGCCTCGAAGATACTCTCCGAAGGGCTCGTGCGCAAAGGCTACGACGTCAAGATGTCCGAGATACACGGCATGAGCCAGCGCGGAGGCAGCGTAACGACGCACGTGCGCTACGGCTCTAAGGTAGCTTCGCCCGTCGTGCCCGAGGGCGAGGCCGACGTGCTCGTCGCCTTTGAGAAGGTCGAAGCCGCGCGCTGGCTGCAGTATCTTAAAAAGGGCGGCACGCTCGTCGTCAACGACTTCGAAATATATTCCCTGCCGGTGCTCACCGGAGCCGCCAAATATCCCGAAGGCGTGACCGAGAAGCTCCGCGCCGCGGTGCCGAACACGAAGGTCTTCAACGCCGGAGAGATAGCGAGCAGCCTCGGCAACATCAAGGCTCAGAACATAGTGCTCCTCGGCGCGCTCGTCAAGGCGATGGGCCTTGAGGACCTCGACTGGGAGGACGTGCTCAAAGAGCTGATCCCAGAGAAACTTCTCGACCTCAACCTCAAAGCCTTCAGAGCCGGCTTAGAGCAGTAA